The following coding sequences lie in one Arachis stenosperma cultivar V10309 chromosome 5, arast.V10309.gnm1.PFL2, whole genome shotgun sequence genomic window:
- the LOC130979766 gene encoding proline-rich receptor-like protein kinase PERK1, with translation MSTAPAPSSPPAGNSTAPPPSTPATPSAPAPATPSSPPPATPSSPPPATPSSPPPATPSSPPPATPSAPPPATPSASPPPATPSTPSTSPPKSSPATPSTSPPSPPAPSSGGNTTPSPPSRSSPSPPSSGGKTTPSSKSPSSSSSPSPPSSSSPSPPSSSSSSGISTGVVVGIAVGAVAVLVVLSVLCICCRKKKRRRDEEQYYGYPPPQPPPRGPKDDYGGPPRQWQHNAPPPSDHVVSVQPPKPSPPPPPVYQAPPPPPPFLSSSGGSGSNYSGGEPLPPPSPGIALGFSKSTFTYEELARATDGFSDANLLGSGGFGYVHRGILPNGKEVAVKQLKAGSGQGEREFQAEVEIISRVHHKHLVSLVGYCITGTQRLLVYEFVPNNTLEFHLHGRGRPTMDWPTRLRIALGSAKGLSYLHEDCHPKIIHRDIKAANILLDFKFEAKVADFGLAKFSSDVNTHVSTRVMGTFGYLAPEYASSGKLTDKSDVFSYGVMLLELITGRRPVDKTQTFMEDSLVDWARPLLNRALDEDDYDSLVDPRLQNEYDPNEMARMVACAAACTRHSAKRRPRMSQVVRALEGDVSLADLNEGIKPGHSTMYSSHESSDYDTAQYKEDMRRFRKMALGTQEYASSEYSAPTSEYGLYPSGSSSEAQSRQTTREMEMRKMKNSQGFSGTS, from the exons ATGTCAACCGCACCCGCCCCTTCTTCGCCGCCGGCGGGTAACTCCACCGCACCGCCGCCCTCCACTCCTGCCACGCCCTCTGCTCCAGCGCCAGCTACTCCCTCATCGCCGCCGCCGGCTACTCCATCCTCGCCGCCACCCGCCACTCCATCCTCCCCGCCGCCGGCAACACCTTCGTCGCCACCTCCGGCAACACCCTCAGCTCCACCTCCGGCCACTCCATCTGCCTCCCCGCCTCCGGCAACTCCTTCAACGCCGTCTACCTCTCCTCCGAAATCATCTCCCGCCACTCCATCGACCTCTCCACCGTCGCCGCCGGCTCCGTCCTCTGGCGGGAACACCACTCCCAGTCCGCCATCTCGTAGCTCTCCTTCTCCCCCATCTTCCGGCGGCAAAACAACACCTTCGTCCAAGTCACCGTCGTCGTCGTCGTCCCCATCTCCACCGTCGTCGTCGTCCCCATCTCCACCGTCGTCGTCTTCTTCTTCAGGCATTTCCACGGGAGTTGTGGTCGGAATCGCCGTTGGTGCTGTGGCAGTTCTTGTGGTACTGAGCGTTCTTTGCATATGCTgtaggaagaagaagagaagacgCGACGAGGAGCAATATTACGGCTACCCACCACCCCAGCCGCCGCCACGTGGACCCAAAG ATGACTATGGTGGTCCCCCACGCCAGTGGCAGCACAATGCTCCACCTCCTTCAGATCACGTGGTCTCAGTCCAGCCACCTAAGCCATCGCCTCCGCCTCCGCCTGTGTACCAAGCTCCACCACCACCTCCACCTTTCCTGAGCAGCAGTGGCGGTTCTGGATCAAACTATTCAGGTGGTGAGCCACTTCCACCTCCTTCTCCAGGCATAGCATTAGGCTTCTCAAAGAGCACTTTCACATATGAGGAGCTGGCACGAGCAACCGATGGCTTCTCGGACGCCAACCTCCTCGGATCAGGTGGATTCGGGTATGTGCATAGAGGAATTCTTCCCAACGGCAAGGAAGTGGCGGTGAAGCAGCTAAAGGCTGGAAGCGGGCAAGGAGAGCGTGAATTCCAAGCTGAAGTAGAGATAATTAGTCGTGTTCATCACAAACACCTTGTTTCTTTGGTTGGATACTGCATCACCGGGACCCAGAGGCTGCTTGTTTATGAATTTGTTCCCAACAACACGTTGGAATTCCATTTACACG GGAGAGGGCGACCAACGATGGATTGGCCCACAAGACTACGAATTGCTTTAGGATCTGCTAAAGGGCTGTCATATCTTCATGAAGATT GTCATCCTAAGATCATTCATCGCGATATCAAAGCTGCTAACATTCTTCTCGATTTTAAGTTTGAAGCTAAG GTTGCTGATTTCGGGCTTGCAAAGTTCTCTTCTGATGTCAACACTCATGTTTCCACTCGAGTGATGGGGACTTTTGG GTATCTGGCTCCGGAATATGCTTCCAGTGGAAAACTCACAGACAAATCAGATGTTTTCTCCTATGGAGTCATGCTTCTCGAGTTAATTACTGGAAGAAGGCCAGTTGATAAAACCCAAACTTTCATGGAGGATAGTTTGGTAGACTGG GCTAGGCCTTTGCTCAACCGGGCATTGGATGAAGATGATTATGACTCTCTAGTTGACCCAAGGCTCCAGAATGAATATGATCCCAATGAGATGGCTCGCATGGTGGCATGTGCCGCTGCTTGCACGCGTCATTCAGCAAAGCGTCGACCAAGGATGAGCCAG GTTGTTCGTGCTCTTGAAGGAGATGTGTCTCTGGCGGATCTTAATGAAGGAATTAAACCTGGACACAGCACCATGTACAGTTCACATGAAAGCTCAGATTATGACACTGCACAATACAAGGAAGACATGAGAAGGTTCAGGAAAATGGCATTGGGAACCCAGGAGTACGCCAGCAGCGAGTATAGCGCGCCTACAAGCGAGTACGGCCTGTATCCATCTGGCTCAAGCAGTGAAGCGCAGAGCCGCCAGACCACCCGCGAAATGGAAATGCGGAAGATGAAGAACAGTCAAGGTTTCAGCGGAACTTCTTGA